Proteins from one Acropora muricata isolate sample 2 chromosome 9, ASM3666990v1, whole genome shotgun sequence genomic window:
- the LOC136929825 gene encoding RNA polymerase II subunit A C-terminal domain phosphatase-like — protein sequence MADRRAREVVISTSYSAKLLRWRVCAGSEVREGSVLCFYEVTDKGEKPGSFITQPKLKSAFAGKVRKLLVAEGDVVAVGKPVMLIDEATECEHRMVMKDLCCDCGVDLRKLHDDKDEPSMPTVASVRLIHNIPELKVCQEEAEALGKKDEKRLLETRKLSLVVDLDQTLIHTTMELIPENMKDVHHFQLPGYPVWYHTKIRPGALEFLSRVSTLYELHIFTMGSRVYAHTIARLLDPEGKLFAYRIRSRDECFNAFSKSPDLRSLFPCGDGMVCIIDDREDVWNSAQNLIHVKPYQYFKGVGDINAPPGSTVSHLQDAPPNHENTTKEHEIYQQEKEEIKLKEEGDTVIEENNKLDEMRTEEFCEKKRSVENLVPNVEANVKKQEPVADTKTRRIEVSETEGTHETNEDSPRVLENGGDNVTIDNEKEKNDVVEINESCEDKPNCERNKNGKTEISEAKNSLESDNEVTREESRVPPCEKGEISLVKSQNHNYEFGDDDDDYLLHLEDILHRIHVVFYETVDNIKSATNVDEVKNNPKITKYCSPGTTIPDTKLIITELRREVLRGVNIVFTGVIPTSVRQEESYPCRVACALGAKVSNSISTSKDTDDRSRVTTHVIAGKLGTEKSLRAVQSHGMKIVNPNWLYCCNERWEWVDERLFYVEGLERYKQQIRDQKTPCGTPRDGKSESAHESEGAETKTRTDSVSSADMLMSTLNPLLSFSPTEVEAMDKEVEDLMNASEGESDLIGSVSDSSSSSDSDDSEITDNRKRKHEKDDSNGSPSKKIKAVIEVEENKDDDDEQEVGGDASNTDSDDNDSPRSTPSDGDDDDMAAMLEAELALS from the exons TAAACCTGTAATGTTGATAGATGAAGCTACAGAGTGTGAACATAGGATGGTTATGAAGGATCTTTGCTGTGACTGTGGCGTTGATCTTAGGAA ACTGCATGATGATAAAGATGAACCATCCATGCCAACTGTGGCATCTGTACGTCTCATACACAACATTCCTGAACTTAAAGTTTGCCAAGAG GAAGCAGAGGCCTTGGGCAAAAAAGATGAGAAGAGGCTACTTGAAACACGTAAACTGTCGCTTGTTGTAGATCTGGACCAGACTCTGATACACACAACTATGGAGCTGATACCAGAAAACATGAAG GATGTCCATCACTTCCAACTGCCTGGGTATCCTGTGTGGTATCACACCAAGATCAGGCCTGGTGCTTTGGAATTCCTTAGCCGTGTGTCCACCCTGTATGAACTGCACATTTTTACTATGGGATCTAGGGTGTATGCTCATACCATCGCCAGATTGTTAGATCCTGAAGGGAAATTGTTTGCTTATAGGATTCGCTCTCGAGATGAATGCTTTAATGCATTTTCAAAGTCTCCTGATTTAAG GTCACTGTTTCCTTGTGGCGATGGCATGGTTTGCATCATTGATGATCGCGAAGATGTGTGGAATTCTGCACAGAACCTGATTCATGTCAAGCCTTACCAGTACTTCAAAGGCGTTGGAGACATCAATGCCCCACCGGGATCCACTGTATCCCATCTTCAGGATGCCCCTCCCAATCATGAAAATACTAccaaagaacacgaaatatacCAGCAGGAGAAAGAAGAGATTAAGCTAAAAGAAGAAGGTGATACAGTGATTGAGGAAAACAACAAACTTGATGAAATGAGGACTGAGGAATTTTGTGAGAAAAAACGAAGTGTTGAAAATTTGGTTCCAAATGTGGAAGCAAATGTGAAAAAGCAAGAGCCTGTTGCGGACACGAAAACTCGTAGAATTGAAGTTAGCGAAACAGAAGGCACCCATGAAACTAACGAGGATTCCCCCAGAGTGCTTGAAAATGGAGGAGACAATGTCACCATAGacaatgaaaaagagaaaaatgatgTGGTTGAAATTAACGAATCTTGTGAAGACAAGCCTAACTGCGAACGAAATAAGAATGGAAAAACAGAGATTTCAGAAGCGAAAAACTCATTAGAGAGCGACAATGAAGTAACCCGTGAAGAGTCACGAGTGCCACCGTGTGAAAAAG GAGAGATCAGCTTGGTGAAGTCTCAAAACCACAATTATGAATTTggcgatgacgatgacgactaTCTTCTTCACCTGGAGGACATTTTACACCGCATACACGTCGTATTTTATGAAACCGTAGACAACATCAAATCCGCAACAAATGTTGACGAGGTCAAAAACAATCCTAAAATTACAAAATACTGTTCTCCGGGGACGACAATTCCGGACACAAAACTCATAATAACGGAATTACGCCGTGAAGTGTTACGAGGAGTGAATATTGTTTTTACAGGAGTCATACCGACGTCGGTTCGCCAAGAAGAAAGTTATCCTTGTCGCGTTGCTTGTGCTCTGGGAGCTAAAGTTAGCAATTCAATTTCAACATCGAAAGACACCGATGATCGTAGTCGCGTGACTACTCACGTGATCGCTGGAAAATTGGGGACTGAAAAGTCACTCCGCGCAGTCCAATCCCACGGGATGAAAATCGTAAATCCTAATTGGCTCTACTGTTGTAATGAACGCTGGGAGTGGGTGGACGAACGATTATTTTACGTAGAGGGCTTAGAAAGGTACAAGCAACAGATTCGGGATCAAAAGACGCCATGCGGGACACCGCGGGACGGTAAATCAGAAAGCGCGCATGAAAGTGAGGGGGCGGAAACGAAAACTCGGACAGATTCTGTGAGCAGCGCAGATATGCTTATGTCCACCTTAAACcctttgttatctttttcaCCCACGGAAGTTGAGGCTATGGATAAAGAGGTAGAAGACCTTATGAACGCTAGCGAAGGAGAAAGTGACTTAATTGGAAGTGTGTCGGATTCCAGTAGCTCATCCGATTCTGATGACTCGGAGATCACGGACAACCGAAAGCGAAAACACGAAAAGGACGATAGCAATGGATCACCGAGCAAAAAAATTAAGGCGGTAATTGAAGTCGAGGAaaataaagatgatgatgacgagCAAGAGGTCGGTGGAGATGCGAGCAATACCGATTCTGATGATAATGACTCTCCCCGCTCAACTCCAAGTGACGGTGATGACGACgacatggccgccatgttggaagCAGAGCTGGCGCTTTCATGA
- the LOC136929826 gene encoding terminal nucleotidyltransferase 4B-like — MLSPLMMASRVGWIQQEQNGPTFETWSDVLGDVNSPSTKPGNVYDEMANYIPLNRKNNLHENVESTTFRNMINEGKNRVSKKKKIEDGTPWWSKDKKYPDGPVGLHEEMCDFYNFMKPRQEEHAMRREVISRIQKVVKGLWPTAEVEVFGSYRTGLYLPTSDIDIVIFGKWERLPLWTLEQALTANKIAEASTIKVLDKASVPIIKLTDQVTKVKLDISFNTPDGLKAADFVKDQMEIFPCLPPLVLVLKQFLVQRDLNEVFAGGISSHSLVLMIISFLQQHPRKDGRTLKSNLGVLLIEFFELYGKHFNYEDVGIRVKDRGSYFNKQEAFHGMDGNSPDNYCAPLCIEDPTTEGNYLGKSSYKFLDVVHSFSYAYGMLSKSIEYDVTTDRTNPGVTKERDSVGYLGQIVRVKSETLEYREWVASVWSVDSAPLIKQSAPTYASIANRHVQTHAITSQDSSYKNATWNRSQSNLETLMTEGKGEPFVKHASVDCLSVRGMSSVQNSADSLAQDMIPEKIAAYETRTSVFGGSSKSLNFQPANNNELSCPSKGSLYSEAIKQSPTKTKQTFTSMPKTSAVTSTSKSKLTAKSSRSSVSDVTHMVKTVSSSARSSTKTCFSDPISKAKVSCDSGLTLSKTNFVDSVTKTKERDLQKTVDEQKSSPTSNSNNTVVCVPPKLDLNPASQLRKDNGIGKQSSTITVSTPTKDNISNCQNNNITVSKDPTKRKHGRPTKCKKEKSS, encoded by the exons ATGCTTTCCCCATTGATGATGGCTTCCAGAGTGGGCTGGATTCAACAAGAGCAAAACGGTCCAACATTTGAAACATGGAGCGACGTGTTGGGGGACGTTAATTCACCATCGACAAAACCGGGAAATGTTTATGATGAAATGGCGAATTATATCCCTTTGAACCgtaaaaataatttacatgAAAATGTAGAGAGCACCACTTTCAGGAACATGATTAACGAGGGAAAAAATCGTGTcagtaagaagaaaaaaattgaagacgGAACTCCTTGGTGGTCAAAGGATAAAAAGTATCCAGACGGTCCGGTGGG GCTTCACGAGGAAATGTGTGACTTTTACAACTTTATGAAGCCTCGCCAGGAGGAACATGCTATGCGACGAGAGGTGATATCGAGAATTCAAAAAGTCGTTAAGGGACTGTGGCCAACAGCTGAA GTGGAGGTGTTTGGGAGCTATAGAACGGGGCTTTATTTACCAACCAG TGACATAGACATTGTTATTTTCGGAAAGTGGGAGAGACTACCATTATGGACGCTCGAACAAGCTCTCACTGCAAATAAAATCGCCGAGGCTTCCACCATTAAAGTCTTGGATAAAGCTTCA GTTCCTATTATAAAGCTTACAGACCAAGTAACCAAGGTGAAATTGGACATAAGCTTTAACACCCCAGATGGACTGAAAGCAGCAGACTTTGTTAAG GATCAAATGGAGATTTTTCCTTGCCTTCCACCTTTAGTACTTGTTTTGAAGCAGTTCCTTGTGCAGCGGGACCTGAATGAGGTGTTTGCTGGTGGAATAAGCTCCCACTCTCTTGTTTTAATGATAATCAGTTTTCTGCAG CAACATCCTAGAAAAGATGGAAGGACTCTTAAAAGCAACCTTGGAGTTCTTTTAATTGAATTCTTTGAACTCTATGGCAAACATTTTAATTATGAAGATGTTGGCATTCGCGTTAAGGATCGTGGATCATACTTCAACAAACAAGAG GCTTTTCATGGTATGGATGGAAACAGCCCAGATAATTATTGTGCTCCTCTTTGCATTGAAGATCCCACTACAGAAG gtaacTACTTGGGAAAAAGCTCTTACAAATTCCTGGATGTGGTGCATTCCTTTAGTTATGCATATGGAATGTTGAGCAAGTCTATTGAATATGATGTTACTACAGACAG AACAAACCCTGGAGTGACAAAGGAAAGGGATTCTGTCGGATATCTTGGACAGATAGTGAGGGTCAAAAGTGAAACACTAGAATATCGGGAATGGGTTGCCAGTGTGTGGTCGGTGGATAGTGCTCCACTCATTAAGCAATCAGCCCCTACATATGCCAGTATTGCAAATAGACATGTCCAGACTCATGCTATTACATCGCAAGATTCCTCTTACAAAAATGCCACATGGAACAGGTCACAATCAAACTTGGAAACTCTGATGACAGAAGGCAAGGGTGAACCTTTTGTCAAACATGCCAGTGTGGACTGCCTCTCAGTCAGGGGAATGTCTTCAGTTCAAAATTCAGCAGATTCACTAGCTCAAGATATGATACCTGAAAAGATAGCTGCTTATGAAACAAGAACTTCTGTTTTTGGAGGCTCTTCAAAATCTCTGAACTTCCAACCTGCAAACAATAATGAATTGAGTTGTCCGTCTAAAGGGAGCTTGTATTCTGAAGCAATAAAGCAATCACCAACTAAAACCAAGCAAACATTCACCTCCATGCCCAAGACCTCTGCTGTTACTTCAACTTCAAAATCAAAATTGACTGCAAAATCTTCAAGATCCTCTGTTTCTGACGTAACACACATGGTTAAAACAGTGTCATCATCAGCAAGGTCTTCAACCAAAACCTGTTTTTCAGACCCCATCTCAAAGGCTAAAGTTTCTTGTGATTCAGGATTGACATTAAGCAAGACCAATTTTGTTGACTCAGTGACCAAGACAAAAGAAAGAGATCTCCAGAAAACAGTGGATGAGCAAAAATCTTCACCCACTTCAAATAGCAAT AATACTGTAGTTTGTGTTCCACCAAAGTTGGATCTTAATCCTGCAAGTCAGCTCAGAAAAGACAATGGCATTGGAAAACAAAGTTCAACAATCACTGTTTCGACACCAACAAAGGACAATATTAGTAATTGTCAAAATAACAACATCACTGTCTCAAAGGACCCGACAAAACGAAAGCATGGAAGACCAACCAAGTGTAAAAAGGAGAAGAGCTCTTAA